A section of the Flavobacterium ardleyense genome encodes:
- a CDS encoding efflux RND transporter periplasmic adaptor subunit codes for MKFRNIIFALLAVSLIGLIVYRVSSNSEKEKSQKGPAKRSVAEFAGKVVQGSDFATSLTLSGSIEANEQVDIRSEISGIVEAINFEEGKSVKKGQILFRVNDLELRAQLAQIKTAQGLSSENERRAKLLLEKEAISQEEYDIASADFRSAQSRTQLIQAQLAKATVRAPFDGKIGLRYISKGTYVTPATPIATLVNDSQVKITFSVPEKYASQIIIGDTFSFTTSNNDGKYSAKIYAKEPEIDVATRTLKIRGLSENKDGKLLTGSFASITLPLQIVSDALLVPTEVLIPIQNGKKMFVVKDGKAKEVIVQTGSRTAKEILITDGLTAGDTILTSGVMTLQDGMPVRVKL; via the coding sequence ATGAAGTTTAGAAACATCATTTTCGCACTATTAGCAGTGAGTCTAATAGGATTAATCGTCTATAGAGTAAGTTCTAATTCAGAAAAAGAAAAATCTCAAAAAGGTCCTGCTAAAAGATCAGTTGCAGAATTTGCCGGGAAGGTTGTTCAAGGTTCAGATTTTGCTACAAGTCTTACTTTGTCTGGTTCAATCGAAGCCAATGAGCAAGTTGATATTCGCAGTGAGATTTCTGGAATTGTAGAAGCAATCAACTTTGAAGAAGGCAAAAGTGTCAAAAAAGGTCAAATATTATTTAGAGTTAATGATCTCGAATTAAGAGCACAGTTGGCACAAATTAAAACTGCGCAAGGGCTTTCGTCAGAAAATGAGCGTCGCGCAAAACTTCTACTAGAAAAAGAAGCAATTAGCCAAGAAGAGTATGATATTGCAAGTGCCGATTTTAGATCAGCTCAGTCACGAACCCAACTTATACAAGCGCAGTTGGCAAAAGCAACCGTAAGAGCACCGTTTGACGGAAAAATCGGTTTAAGATATATTTCAAAAGGAACTTATGTAACTCCTGCAACTCCAATTGCAACTTTGGTAAATGATAGTCAAGTGAAAATTACTTTTTCGGTGCCAGAAAAATATGCTTCTCAAATTATAATCGGAGATACATTTTCTTTTACCACTTCTAATAATGACGGAAAGTATAGCGCCAAAATTTACGCAAAAGAGCCAGAAATTGATGTTGCTACCAGAACGCTTAAAATTCGAGGTCTTTCAGAAAACAAAGATGGTAAGTTGCTAACGGGAAGTTTTGCCAGTATTACTTTGCCGCTGCAAATTGTAAGTGATGCTTTATTAGTTCCAACTGAAGTTTTGATTCCTATTCAAAACGGTAAGAAAATGTTTGTTGTAAAAGACGGAAAAGCAAAAGAAGTAATTGTGCAAACCGGTTCTAGAACCGCCAAGGAAATTCTTATTACCGATGGTTTGACCGCAGGCGATACTATTTTGACCAGTGGCGTGATGACTTTGCAGGATGGAATGCCAGTGAGAGTTAAACTCTAA
- the recG gene encoding ATP-dependent DNA helicase RecG — protein sequence MSKLLQTPIEYLKGVGPNKGEIFRKELGIHKYQDLLNLYPLRYLDRSRYYKINELVDSNTEMQIVGKIVHIKTVEQKSRKMLVATFADDTSQMDLVWFQGHKWIKESLKVNEPMVIFGKCNFFNGKVSMPHPEIELLEEHQQNVRFAMRPIYPSTDKMSGRGITNKVVGKLMQQLFSEVHQDFSETLPTSIMEQLKLISKKDALINIHFPKDSNLLAKARFRLKFEELFYIQLQLITNNLVRKEKIAGFAFEKVGEYFNDFYHNHLPFDLTNAQKKVLKEIRSDLANPAQMNRLLQGDVGSGKTIVAFLTMLLALDNGFQACLMAPTEILAQQHFEGISALAEPMGIKVMLLTGSKKIKERRIIHSALEDGSLQIIIGTHALLEDKVKFKNLGLAIIDEQHRFGVEQRSRLWKKNTIPPHILVMTATPIPRTLAMSLYGDLDVSVIDELPPGRKPIQTVHRFDSNRLKVWKFIRDEIALGRQIYVVYPLINESETLDYKDLMDGFENISRDFPLPQYAISVVHGKLKPDEKAFEMKRFVDGKTDIMVATTVIEVGVNVPNASVMIIESAERFGLSQLHQLRGRVGRGADQSYCILMTGSKLSNDSKIRMETMVNSNDGFEIAEVDLKLRGPGNLMGTQQSGVLNLQIADLVKDRDILMTAREYATALLKADSKLQKPEHQMILRVFTEHSKRKNIWNYIS from the coding sequence ATGAGCAAGCTTTTACAAACACCCATCGAATATCTAAAAGGCGTTGGTCCTAATAAAGGCGAAATTTTTCGTAAAGAGCTTGGTATACACAAATACCAAGATTTGCTCAACCTTTATCCACTTCGTTATTTAGATCGTTCTCGATATTACAAAATTAATGAGCTTGTTGATAGTAATACCGAAATGCAAATTGTTGGCAAGATTGTTCATATTAAAACTGTTGAGCAAAAGAGCCGAAAAATGCTCGTTGCAACTTTTGCCGACGATACTTCTCAAATGGATCTTGTCTGGTTTCAAGGCCATAAATGGATTAAAGAATCGCTCAAGGTCAATGAGCCGATGGTGATTTTTGGCAAATGTAATTTCTTTAATGGAAAAGTAAGTATGCCACATCCTGAAATCGAGTTATTGGAAGAGCACCAGCAAAACGTTCGTTTTGCAATGAGGCCAATTTATCCATCAACAGATAAAATGAGCGGTCGTGGCATTACCAATAAAGTTGTGGGAAAACTGATGCAGCAATTATTTTCTGAAGTTCATCAAGATTTCTCAGAAACTCTTCCTACATCTATTATGGAACAATTGAAGCTAATTTCCAAAAAGGATGCGCTGATTAATATTCATTTTCCAAAGGATTCTAATTTATTAGCTAAAGCGAGATTCCGATTAAAATTTGAGGAGCTTTTTTATATTCAGCTACAGTTAATAACCAATAATCTAGTTCGAAAAGAAAAAATTGCGGGTTTTGCTTTTGAAAAAGTTGGTGAATACTTCAATGACTTTTATCACAATCATCTGCCTTTTGACCTAACAAATGCGCAGAAAAAGGTGTTGAAAGAAATACGCTCTGACTTGGCCAATCCTGCGCAAATGAATCGTCTGTTGCAGGGAGATGTGGGTTCAGGAAAAACAATTGTGGCTTTTCTGACTATGCTTCTAGCATTGGATAATGGTTTTCAAGCTTGTTTGATGGCACCAACCGAAATTCTGGCGCAGCAGCATTTTGAAGGAATTTCAGCTTTGGCCGAGCCGATGGGAATAAAAGTGATGCTGCTTACCGGCTCCAAGAAAATTAAGGAACGAAGGATTATACATTCGGCATTGGAAGATGGAAGTCTGCAAATCATCATTGGAACACACGCATTACTCGAAGATAAAGTGAAGTTCAAAAACCTTGGACTTGCCATTATTGATGAGCAGCACCGTTTTGGCGTCGAGCAACGTTCCAGATTGTGGAAAAAGAATACGATTCCCCCGCATATTTTGGTAATGACTGCCACCCCAATTCCAAGAACTCTAGCAATGAGTCTCTACGGGGACCTAGATGTATCGGTAATTGACGAGCTACCGCCCGGCCGAAAACCCATTCAAACGGTTCATCGTTTTGATAGTAATCGCTTAAAAGTTTGGAAATTTATACGGGACGAAATTGCCCTTGGTCGACAAATATATGTAGTCTATCCGCTAATAAACGAAAGCGAAACTCTGGACTACAAAGATTTGATGGATGGATTTGAAAACATTTCTAGAGATTTTCCACTTCCGCAGTATGCCATTTCGGTGGTTCACGGAAAATTGAAACCTGACGAAAAGGCTTTTGAGATGAAGCGTTTTGTAGATGGAAAAACCGATATTATGGTTGCGACCACTGTAATTGAAGTCGGAGTAAATGTTCCCAATGCGAGTGTAATGATTATAGAAAGTGCCGAACGTTTTGGACTGTCACAATTGCACCAACTTAGAGGACGCGTGGGTCGTGGCGCTGATCAGAGTTATTGTATTCTGATGACAGGAAGTAAACTGAGCAACGACAGTAAAATCCGAATGGAAACAATGGTCAATAGTAATGACGGTTTCGAAATTGCCGAGGTTGATCTCAAACTTCGAGGACCTGGAAACTTGATGGGAACCCAACAAAGTGGTGTTCTAAATCTTCAAATTGCCGATTTAGTCAAAGACCGTGATATTTTGATGACCGCGAGAGAATATGCCACCGCATTGTTAAAAGCTGATTCCAAATTGCAGAAACCAGAACATCAAATGATTTTGAGGGTTTTTACGGAGCATTCGAAGAGGAAAAACATTTGGAATTATATTAGTTAA
- a CDS encoding M1 family metallopeptidase, which translates to MKYILLIFSVIAFGQQTKSVDFLTANGNLELDFNQKSVSGTAIYTFNVFQKIDSIKIDAISMEFSEVKINGKKVGFTQNKRNLALYEGFKKGKNNLTFTYKATPKQTLYFTGIGEERQIWTQGQGKYTSHWFPSFDDVNEKMIFGLTISTKDDFAILSNGILQQRIEKDGLYTAKYQMTKPMSSYLLALVIGNFKKTAEKSSSGISIENYLSAEDSDKYSSTYANSKQMFDFLEREIGVPYPWEIYRQVPIKDFLYGGMENTTLTTFTQDYVVDKIGHNDKNYDNVSAHELAHQWFGDYVTAASGEHHWLQEGFATYYALLAEKDLYGDDYFNWELYEMAERLKIASAKDTIPLMNASASSLTFYQKGAWALHILKREVGDIAFAKAVKNYLTKYAFSDVKTDDFLAEIRKVSSYDTEKFKREWLQSSGFDSQKAITILKENVFLHQYFDVLAKTEIPFEEKMKEYLEILNSNANPYIKEEILMQLTAIPFEDKKQFLEVAMDSKNLKVRQSVAKSLDKITTIFYDKYLTLLDDESYITQEIALNMLWSQFAEKRVDLLEKTRGRIGFNDRNLEIQWLTLALITPNFEEANKAAFYDRLQTLSRSPYESPVRINAITNLLYLNKNDTNVLKLLVEPLLHHKWQFQKFARDKIRAFSKEEKYKTFFNSLVPDLPLTEAKELERVLN; encoded by the coding sequence ATGAAATATATTCTTTTAATTTTTTCGGTAATTGCATTTGGTCAACAAACTAAATCTGTAGACTTTTTGACTGCTAATGGCAATTTGGAACTAGATTTTAATCAAAAAAGCGTCAGTGGAACGGCGATTTATACTTTTAATGTTTTTCAGAAGATAGATTCCATTAAGATAGACGCTATTTCTATGGAATTTTCAGAAGTAAAAATTAACGGAAAAAAAGTTGGATTTACTCAAAATAAAAGAAACTTAGCTTTATATGAAGGATTTAAAAAAGGAAAAAACAATTTGACTTTTACTTATAAGGCAACTCCGAAACAGACACTTTATTTCACTGGAATAGGTGAGGAGCGGCAAATTTGGACACAGGGACAAGGAAAATATACGAGTCATTGGTTTCCAAGTTTTGATGATGTGAATGAGAAAATGATTTTTGGATTGACAATTTCTACCAAAGATGATTTCGCTATTTTGTCCAACGGAATTTTGCAGCAGCGAATTGAAAAAGATGGATTATATACCGCGAAGTATCAAATGACAAAACCTATGAGCTCCTATTTACTGGCTTTGGTAATCGGAAATTTCAAGAAAACCGCTGAGAAATCCAGTAGTGGAATTTCGATTGAAAATTATTTATCGGCAGAAGATTCCGATAAATATTCGAGCACTTACGCAAATAGTAAACAGATGTTTGATTTTCTCGAAAGGGAAATTGGAGTTCCCTATCCTTGGGAAATTTACCGTCAAGTGCCAATTAAAGATTTTCTTTATGGTGGAATGGAAAACACAACCCTAACTACTTTTACCCAAGATTATGTTGTGGATAAAATAGGCCATAATGATAAGAATTATGATAATGTGAGCGCCCACGAATTGGCACATCAATGGTTTGGCGATTATGTAACTGCAGCTTCGGGCGAGCATCATTGGCTTCAGGAAGGATTTGCAACTTATTATGCTTTGCTTGCCGAAAAAGATCTTTATGGCGATGATTACTTCAATTGGGAACTTTATGAAATGGCCGAACGACTGAAGATAGCTTCCGCTAAAGACACAATTCCATTGATGAATGCTTCGGCGAGTTCACTCACTTTTTACCAAAAAGGCGCTTGGGCTCTACATATTCTAAAACGTGAAGTAGGCGATATAGCTTTCGCGAAAGCAGTAAAAAACTATCTAACAAAATATGCCTTTTCGGACGTGAAAACCGATGATTTCTTAGCTGAAATTCGAAAAGTATCTTCGTATGACACAGAGAAATTCAAAAGAGAATGGTTGCAATCTTCAGGATTTGATAGTCAAAAAGCAATAACAATTTTAAAAGAGAATGTGTTTTTGCATCAGTATTTTGATGTATTAGCTAAAACCGAAATTCCTTTTGAAGAAAAAATGAAAGAGTATTTGGAAATTTTAAATTCCAACGCAAATCCATATATCAAAGAAGAGATTCTAATGCAGTTAACAGCGATTCCATTTGAAGATAAAAAGCAATTCTTAGAAGTTGCAATGGATTCAAAAAATCTAAAAGTGCGTCAATCGGTGGCAAAATCACTAGATAAAATCACAACCATTTTCTACGACAAGTATTTGACTTTGTTAGATGATGAATCGTATATCACGCAAGAAATTGCATTGAATATGTTATGGTCGCAATTTGCTGAAAAACGAGTAGATTTATTAGAAAAAACCAGAGGAAGAATTGGTTTCAACGATAGAAATTTGGAAATTCAATGGTTAACTTTGGCATTAATAACTCCTAATTTCGAAGAAGCAAACAAAGCAGCTTTTTATGACCGACTTCAAACTCTTAGTAGATCTCCTTATGAAAGTCCGGTTCGGATAAATGCGATTACAAATTTATTATATCTCAATAAAAACGATACAAATGTGCTGAAATTATTAGTTGAGCCACTACTACATCATAAGTGGCAATTTCAGAAATTTGCTCGTGATAAGATTCGAGCTTTCAGCAAGGAAGAGAAATACAAAACGTTTTTCAACTCGCTCGTGCCTGATCTACCTTTAACGGAAGCAAAAGAACTAGAGCGAGTTTTAAACTAA